One window of the Shewanella maritima genome contains the following:
- the gspI gene encoding type II secretion system minor pseudopilin GspI yields MISNSLLSHQKQQGMTLLEVIVALAVFSIAAVAIVKSLGEQMANMPILEQRTLAQWVASNQMVDARLTKDFPDIGQKTGQEELAGKEWYWRRDVIKTTDAKFRMIRITVSDDERFKRVAAQVSSYVHDPSS; encoded by the coding sequence ATGATTTCTAATTCGTTGCTGTCACACCAAAAGCAACAAGGCATGACATTACTTGAAGTGATTGTTGCCCTTGCGGTGTTTTCTATTGCTGCGGTTGCCATTGTAAAAAGCCTCGGCGAGCAAATGGCCAATATGCCCATTCTAGAGCAGCGCACTTTGGCGCAATGGGTAGCTAGTAACCAAATGGTCGATGCCAGACTCACCAAGGATTTTCCTGATATCGGCCAGAAAACAGGTCAAGAAGAATTAGCTGGAAAAGAGTGGTACTGGCGCAGAGATGTAATTAAAACCACTGACGCCAAATTTAGAATGATCCGCATTACCGTTAGTGATGATGAGCGCTTCAAAAGGGTTGCGGCTCAGGTAAGTAGTTATGTGCATGACCCTAGTTCATAA
- the gspH gene encoding type II secretion system minor pseudopilin GspH — MTHQRQSGFTLLEVLLVALLMGLAATAVTLTMNNAGPKQALDKEAQQFLVATEMIIDEAVLSGSFVGIVIDDHEYQFVYFHEQKWQPIVLDRLNTSKQLDENIELSLVLDGMPLVQGDEEEDESWFDEPFIDGKSEEEKKKNPEPQILLFPSGELTPFELTFSLVGNTSRDNFDALVSGDALGRLTLGRFDDF, encoded by the coding sequence ATGACCCATCAACGTCAATCTGGTTTCACCCTACTTGAAGTCCTATTAGTTGCACTGCTAATGGGACTTGCTGCGACTGCAGTCACTTTAACAATGAACAATGCTGGCCCTAAGCAAGCATTGGATAAAGAGGCGCAGCAGTTTTTGGTGGCAACTGAGATGATCATTGATGAAGCTGTACTTAGTGGCAGCTTTGTAGGCATCGTGATTGACGATCATGAATATCAGTTTGTGTATTTTCATGAGCAAAAGTGGCAGCCGATTGTGCTTGATAGGCTGAACACGTCAAAACAGTTAGACGAAAACATCGAGCTAAGCTTGGTCCTTGATGGTATGCCGTTAGTGCAAGGCGATGAAGAAGAGGACGAGTCTTGGTTTGATGAGCCATTTATTGATGGCAAAAGCGAAGAAGAAAAAAAGAAGAACCCTGAGCCACAAATATTGTTGTTCCCAAGCGGTGAGTTAACCCCGTTTGAGTTAACGTTTTCGCTGGTGGGTAATACCAGTCGCGACAACTTTGATGCCTTGGTTAGCGGCGATGCACTTGGCAGGCTAACCCTAGGACGCTTTGATGATTTCTAA